Within the Heliangelus exortis chromosome 5, bHelExo1.hap1, whole genome shotgun sequence genome, the region aaaataaaGCAACTGCAAAAGACATGAATTAAGAGGACACACAAGACACTAGTCAACAAATATAGTAAAAACTGATTCTTGGTCCtactggagaaaagcagcatcCAACTACAGATGAAAATTTGAGAAGATATTCTCATATGGGtctgttatttttgttaaagAGAAATATGTACTACACAGTAGCAAGTAAGACAGCTTCTAATTGTATATATTATTTCTAATGGTGCCACTGAGAATGCTGTcggaagaaaaatattattatgcATCTTGCATTTTTGTATCACATTAATAAATGCAGTTATATGGAATTCAATTGTGGCAATAAAGTTTTATGTATTACAGGATTTTATTAAGTGGAGGAAACATGAAAAAGCTGCCTGATGGAGGCTCCAGATATTATCATAACACTAATATTAATGCCACTTGTCATAGCAGTTAGAGGAGTAGCTTCATACTAATTCAACAACAGCCATTTCTAGGTTCTtgattaaaaggagaaaaatacccATACTTTATCAGGaaaatttctcctttaaaaTCAAATGCTCAATTCTACCCATTGTCAGCCGGGCAACAGTATTAATTTATGTTTGCtttgtataaataattttcattccaGGAGGGCTCTTTTGAGAGCAACCTGCATTTCTCCTGTGCCATTCATTACTGTTTAAGGATCTCTTAAGTGACTGGTTATTATATTCTTCTTGAAATTTAATAGTTCACAATTCTAGATTAACATTTTAtctctgcttaaaaataatGTGCCTCTCATTGTGCTGTTTATGTCCCCTCTGTTCCACCCCTTCAACAGTTTTAGGAACCCTGTGAGGAGAGTTTTGCATTTAAGGTGAGGAGGGGCCACCTTTTTCCAAAACCCATTTCAACAGTTTCTATCACCATCAAAGCCCTTTCCTGACGAGTTATTATATCTGAGTTAACGTAATTGAAGGGCTGTTTGTTTATCAAGTCCCTGTTTCTAACACTTGTATTTTAATAACTGCAGTGCCAGCGGGCATTATGCACAGCACCTTCATTACTACCTAAGGACATGTCTGTCCTCCAAAGTCAAACATCTACGGGATTGCCACATTTTATTCAGTCAGGCATACACTAAACAAAAACGATATTGCTGCAGATTATTCCCTAAATTCCcggaatttaaaaattaaactgatttttgtCACAAtggtaagaggaaaaaaaaaaaccaaccatccTCTGGGATAGCACCGGGACCTCAGGTGAGTGCCACAAAATGGCGGCACAAGGAAGCGAGTCCTTCCCAGAGGAAAGAGGTGACAGAGCAAGCCAGGTGGCCCCGCTGTATTTTGGGGGGGGCCATCAGCACTGGGAAAGTGACCAGGATTTGGTGGCCCAGCACTGTCTGAGGCGCTACCTGAAGGAGAAGGGGCTGTAAGAGCCATGACTGCCGCCAGAGCCTCACCCAGGGCCATCAAGAGGAGCGGCCCAGAGCATAGATATCGCCCCTCTCCCTCAGCTTCGTCCCCGCCGTCCGGGAGGGGGAACAGAGGCGGCCCAGAACCGCAACCAACCTACCCCGGGAGGAGCCCCGCACCCCGAGGAAGGGCCCGCTTCACCCCCGGCGAGGGCTGAGCACCGCCTCGTCTCTCTCCCTCCCGGCCGCCTGCCCCAGTGAGGCGGGAAAATGGCCGCGCAGGCCCCCGCGCCCCGGGGCGGGTGAAGGGGAAAGGCAGCTCAGCCCCGTCAGGTGTCTAAAACACAGAtgtcttaaaaacaaaagaaaacacccCCTCACCGCCCTCCTTGCCGGGGACGAGTAGGATAGGTGAAAGCAAAGGTGGCAGCTGCCGGCTGTCAGGACGGGAAGCCCGGACGGAGCAGCTTCATTTACCGCCCGAAGGGGCTGAGTCCATTTTACCGCAGCCCTCCGCTCCCTCGGGGTCATATCAGTGGGGTGCGTGCCCCCTCAAAACCCACCCGTCTGCCGTAACAGTGAGAGTTATGAGGGAAAGATCAACGTTTCTGAGGGCTTCGGGGCGGAGGGCCGAGCCAGCGGCGCCAGCCGTGGGTGAAAAGCGATGAGGATGCTCCATCTGCCGGGGAGAGCGGGAGGCGGGCAGCCGGGGAGCGGGGGCAGCGCCGGTGGAGCGGGGCTTCTTCTGGAAACGTGCCGGGGGgttaaacacacacagacatgcCTCGGGTTGTCACACAAAAAGAAGAGGTTGCGGCTCGTAAATTGCTCTATTCACCCCTCCGGGTCCCACGCGTGTTGCTGATCCAGCTGAGGGGAAGCGGTGCAGGGAGTGAGGAGCAGGTGTGGGGTTGGTGTAAAGCCTTCTCTCCTCTATACCTCATGTCTAAAGGTGCGGCCCAGACCTCTGACAGTTTTAAAACGAATTAAAGTGTCACACTTTACATCCTGGAACTGTGCTTTCACATCGAAGATGCTGGGGAATGTCACCAGCCCCGGGGAGCTCTGATGCGCTCAACACAAGTTCGTGTgggttattttgtttatttatttatttatgtgcagcattacaaggaaagaaaaaaaaatttaaaaagcattccTACAGTATGATACTTCCCTCTAAACTAGCAACGGGTTGTTTTTAAACTGCCTGTTGAGATTACTGAAGCAGAGGATGCATTTCACACTATCAatgagcaaagcaaaataaatgcgATGAGGGACGGTATAGAGTGGAGGGGTTGGGAAAAAGACATCAGCATGTctgatgaaagaagaaaagacagggaaaatagaaaaagggCTTAAGAGACGGAGAGAGAACTATTTCTGACACCTGTAGCACGAATGTCGGTCAGCTGTGATGCTGCTTTCAAGAGTCAATTCAACcaacaagaaaagcagcttcaaagagaagcagctgaCCTACCTGGCTTCAGGTCAGAGatgaaggaggggaaggaaaagagcgAGAGACAAGTGGAAAACGGCGTGTTCTTTTGGAAGCCACATtgtctgcagcctctgccctgcgCACGCCGCTGGCTGCGGGGCTCCATCCTTTCCAGGAGCACTTCCGTAATGCTCCCATCGAACACCTTTTATCCCTGCCTGTCCTGGGAGACGGGAGTCACCTCCTTGCCCGTCTCCCAAGGGACACTTAATTCCTAGATGCTCCTGGGGCCTCCGCAATTGCTGCTCTGCAACCCTTCTTGCCAAATCATTCAATAAAACCCAGGGAGAAAACTCTTCAAAGCTTTGACCTGACTTAGGCAAGTCTCTTAAAGATCCCCATACTTAAAGATATAGGAATTCAATAGCAGAGTAGCAGCTAACTTCAATGATGCTCATTAACACCTCGCTGTGGCCCGGTAATTTAAACAGCGAAGTAAAGGGATTCTGGTATTCCTACAGATCCAAGGACCCGAGCTCACCCGGAAGGCTGTCAGTCTTTGCAACAGGCTTTGGATAAAGCCAGCGGGGACTTCCTGGTTAATTCCTCCGAAGGACTGTAAAGATCTGGTCCCCAGTGGTGCTTTTCAGGACCCCACAACTCCTTTTAGCGCACCTATTTATTGCAAGGACCCTCGACCGGAGGTTATCGCTCTGCACCCATCAAAAGACGtttctgaagctgcagaaaGGACGGCTTTGTGTCCCACTGGGTCCGccctgtttgtttttccttggttCCCAATAGCATccctctaaaaataaaacaaacaaacaaaaaaaccaacaatccCTAAAGCCATAAAAAACTACTTCCATTATTGGCCGGCAAGCAGGAAGGATTCTTTTATAGTATTATCGGTGATGAATGGGTTCCATTCCTCTCGAAAGACACAGTCAGTTCAGGGCTCAGAAAGGGCTCCCCAACCCGCTCCCCCCCACTGGCAGCCCCCCCAGGGCCCGTGACTCCATTAGTGAGGAGCTCCGACCCTGCCTCTCGGTGGGCTCCTCTTTTTCCATACCCCTCGCCTCGGGTTTTGGCGGCCCCCCCGCTGATGGAGCGGGAAGAGAAACCCAGGATCTCCTCCGCGGAGAGGACAGGGAGCCCTGTGCCCTTAAGCAGCACCTGTGAACCAGTTTGGGAAGATCTGTCAGGTCACCTCAGCCAAACCCCCTCCCCGAAAAAGCAGGGAAACGTTGCCTTGTGCTCCTTGAGTCTGCCCTGCTGCGGAGGTGCCTAAACAGGGGTGTACCGATCAGAGGGAAGCGGGGTTCCCTGCAGTGTTTTGGAGAcacagggagaggcagagatgaCAGCTGGAGAGTGTCAGGGACAGGGTAAACGTGTTCCAAACAAGTGCCTTAACCTGAATAACCAGCTCAGAAAGGCAATGAGCAGATAGTGCGGGGAGGCTGAAGTACTGGCCCTGGCAACTCGGCAAGCTTCAGGAACCTCCTACCTCTTgtcttttggagaaaaaaaacaaccatccaaccaaattaataataaaaaggcaTGGAAATTCCTCGGGGTAGGGGATGGACGATTCCCACCCTCATCTGGCTGTTCTGGGATAAACTTGCTCCTTGAGGCAGGACCTTGGGCAGATGCCCACCTCCAGCGGTGGCCCCAATCCTGTTTCCAAGCCCGGGAGCATGGACCAGGAGCTGGACCAGCCTGGGATTGGTGCCGCTGACTCCCCCAGGGCATCCAAAGCTGAGAGGGGGCTCCCACGCCAGAAACCGGGGACCCCAATTCATCTGCAGTGAGCTGGAGCCCAGCTCAGTGCCAGTGCCCAGTCCAGCTGTGACAAAGTGTTTCTCCCGACCTCAGAGCCACACATCCAGCCCCATACATCCAGCCCCATACATCCAGCCCCACAAGCATTTGTACACTATCTCAGGCTATCTGATCCTGGTTCTTCACCTTCCCCCAAACAGGTTGATTGTCCCCATTAATGCTTGCTGTCCAATAAGTGTTTTCGTGGCAGACGTTGTCCCCATCTGTTCCCAAAGGAAAACTTTCCATAGGGGGGAAAATAATAGTTATAAGAAGAGTTactgaggggggaaaaaaaaatcaccgAAATGGTAAAAAACTTGTGTATTTATTTGgatgctttgggtttttgtttgatCGCTTTTGCTGGAATTATCAGTGAAAACCCTGATGGAAACGGGATTTTAATGAGAGTGAAGATTTTATTTGAACGCAATTCGGTTAAAGAGTTGATCTGGTGTTGTGTGTATTTTCCCGCAGGTAAAACAGTCAGCCAAATAAATCCCGATGGATCAGAGacttaaaattaagaaaagaaaagaaaaggggaaaaaaaaaaaaaaaaaaaaaaaaaaagactcgtagctacaaagaaaattaaagagaagTCTTGGGCGGTAGATCCTTTTTGCCTGTAGACCCAGCCTTTACAAGGGCCCTGTGCAAGAGGGATCTTTCCCTaccagtttaaaaaagaaaacaaaccatttttaaattactcttCAGTGCTTCTGTGTTCTGACATCAAATATACCAGATGCAGTCTGATCTTTTGTGTTACAGGTAAGCTAAATAATACGCGAAAGAACAAAGATATAATAAATACGTGATTTGAGAGCAAGAAGTGGATTAATATCTCTGTCAGCCCGACAGCGTTTTGGGGACTCCTCTGTTCTTTCGACGGTTATCAGTAATTTAATTCAATCTACTCTCCCTAATTTTAATCAGATTGCATCTTTAAACATAACTGTTTTTAGGAATAAATGGAGCAATCGATAGCTCCTATTTCAGCAATTATTGCACTCTCGCActcttaataaataaataaataaataaataaataaataaataaataaataatattaaaaaaaggcaagcacAGGAAACACATCGAAACTCGGACCTTTTCCCTACCAAGCATCCACTACCACATCATCCTGAGCCTGAGCTTCCTCCCTCCACCAAAGCCCCCGGGATGGCTCGGTGGCAAATGCTCCCAAAAACCCCGGATCCGGTCCCCGGAGGGGCTGACGGTTTTTGTAACCTTTTCTATAGGCGACAGCGGGCACTCTTCGGCTGAGGATCCGTCCCACCGAGGGTGCGGAGTAAAAACCTCTTCCCACTgccctctccagccctgccagacCCAGAGCACGCGGGAAGGTCCTGCCAGTACCACTCTAAGGCCAAAACCTCCCTGCTGATTCCCCAGGTACCCTCCTCAGCGACTGCGGATGCTCCGGCTGTCTCAAGCGAAGCTGCAGACTCAGTTACCATCACTCACTGAACTCCCACATCTCCGGCAGTCCTACCGAGACCTTTAGAGTGGGGCTTCTCATTCTTGGGggcacttttttttaatttttaatgcaacaCTTAATACTAATCAAAGGTTAAAAGATAATATATTTGCACCTCCGCTGAGTTTGGAATCTCCTTCTATATCAGTAATCTCCAGAGAGCACAATTCTGGGACCCAGGGTAGTTGGTAGCTGTTGATATGAATGTATATGGACATATTGCTCagcatatttttgcttttaagtcCCCAGGCGAGGGATGCCAGAGAACACACCGTGTCCGTGCAGGCCGTCGGGCCGATATGCATTGCTGACATTTATTTTtgataagtattttttttatgtacagCCTTCTTCTTTGTTCTCCAGTGGGTTCATTTCTGTGGGGATAACTCCTCACGCTACCTGTTTCAAGAGTCAGAGCTGTGACCTAAATTAAAGTAGCTACCATTGCCCCCGGGGTGGGGATCCATCCTGGGGGCCCGGAGCAGCCGTAAAGCTCCTCCGGAGCGGCGGGACAGGGTGAAAACCTCCGGGGTCCCGGCCACGGAGAAAAATCCCCTGGGGGTCGGAGAGGGGTGGAACTGATCTGTCTCGGCCATGGTGACACAGAGCAAGGATTCCCCAGGCCCTTCCCATCCAGGCACAAGCAGGTTCTCCCTGGGCTCCCTGTGCCACTTCCCAAACACAGATTCCAGCGTTCACAGCTGGAGAGGGCGCAGATCTGCTGGATAGGGGCTGATTTCCCCTCTCAGGTCACCCTTTAAATGGTTGGGGTGTCCTTTAAATGGACAGGGTTCCTGAGTCCGTTTCGATGTtgccttttctttgtcttcctctcccctctcagcagggctgccagcaTCTACCCATCCGGGCCGGTGTCTGGGGAACAAAGGCTGAGGACCTGGGGGACAGCCCCTCGCCCCTGCGAGCTGCTCTCGCTGCTCTTAATGAGGATTCATTTCTTTAGCCTACAGTCTTGGCTTTCATTATGGACCCTGTCTCGCTCTGTTCGTGGTCATTAGGCTGCAGCCCAGTAACTCCCTCGCCAGATCATGtgcatgctttaaaaaaagaaaaaaaaagaaaattaaggaaaaaaaaaaaaaaaaaaaaaaaaaagaaagaaagaagaaaaatttaccTACAGTAGTATTAGTAATCATCATCTGCCCGTCTAAATTAGCTACCCATTCGCACAACATTTTCACCCTTCCACCTTTTTCAAAGCAGAGTTTTTTCTCTATCAGCTCCTACCCCGGAATACTTTTGGGGGGCCCCGGTGGATCCGGCTGGGGGGccagggagcagcccccttGCCCACGGGGACGCTCCCCCTGCCACAGAGGTCGCCGCCTTCTCACCCGCTCCCTAGGGAAGCCCGATGTTCATCCCGAgcaagtttggggttttttgtttatccCTGTCCGAAGTGGTTATTTGGGATCTTTCATTGAGCTACTCTGTTTTTCCCTGACAGAGAGAACAGAGATGGGGTGGAAGGGGACGGTCCCTCAGCAGCATTAAGAGATGatattttccacttttctaatttttttagttccccctcccccccttcttttttttttcctaagccgTTTGGCATATCAAACATAGGTTTGTAAAGTGAAGCCGAAGAGTctccccttttaatttttaagtttctttGTAGTGTCTCTGAACTCGTGAGTTTTGTCTGTACTTTTATGTCTCCCCAGCTCTGTCGGATTTTATGAAAATGAGCAGTATTGAAAGCTTTTCCATCCCGCTAGCTGTGAGCCTCACATAAATGATGTAAATGGCTcgaagggttttttttcaagtgaactGTGTAGATCTGTGAAAATAATATCAGGGTTTTCCGTCAGAATGAGCTTAGCACTGTACTGAGGCGTACCATAATCTGACCCGACACCTCCGACCATCTGCGCTATCTATCTGCCTTCTGATTTACCAAATCTTCACAAGCAAAAGACAAATTGTACTTGATACTAAAGAAAAGATGGCAAGCCTCAGCCCAGCTCCATTTCTGCGGAGAAATGATTGGAGAAAATGTAAATCTGTTTAATTTCAGTCTACGGGCAACTAGCGAAGGAGCATTCTTaaataaggaaagaaaggaaagcaaacaaacagaaaactaacaaaataaaaaaaagaagaaaagcgAAGGAGGGAAGAGACATCAAGATATCAAATTAAGAGGGGGATTGCTTTGACAAGctttctagggaaaaaaatgcattgcaaATAACAGAGGAGAGAACATATTGAGTTTAATTCAAAATATATGCTGCCTTTCCAAGCATGATCCCTAATGTGCCAGGGAAGAAATTGCCACTGAACAGCTATATGTAGAATAAATAGTGTCTTGATATGCTCCTCTCCCCCCACTCTTGTCTACTAAAAACAAATCGCAAGTGATTCCATTCCTACCCCGAGACGGCTGGAGGTTGCCCCGCTCCCCTGAAGGGGCTGCTGAGCGCTCTCCTAGCCCCCAGCCCCGTGGTCGGGGCTCGGGAGAGAGACGAAACCCGCGGGGAATGATTATCAGTAGGTGATCAATATTTCAAAAGGTTCCTGAAATCTGCTTTAAGTCGCTGTTCTGACCTACAAATGACTTCTCACTCCCCGCGACTGTTCTCGACGTCTATTCAGGACCACTCAGCCGAAAACAATACggttttaaatgttaaaaaaaaaaaaaattaaaaaaaaaaaagttataaagcTTTAGTTGAACGGAGAAGGGCTCTGGGCTCTTTGCGGATAACTGCTCATCTTAACAGAGGTGAGAAGTCACCTATAATGGCAAGGGGAAGTATCTCCCTAAATCTCGTCTCTCCTTGAGCTCCTACCGCTTCATCCGTTGCCACTGACACTTCCAGCATCTCTGTCTCTGTTCTGCAGACAGTTTTTTTATCTGATTTCTCAGCTCTGCCTTATCCCCCTCTTCGACCCCGCGTACGCCGAGCTCTGTGCGTGCAGCACCGGGCCGGGACCCACAGTTTTACCGGGGAGGGTGTAGAGGGGTCCCGGCCATCCCATAGCGGGGGTGACTCCCTTCAACTTTCCAGCAGCAAAACGCAGCGGGTCCCGggtgcccccttcccctccccgcACTGTGCCGCTGCTTTGCCCCAGCCcggagcagaggggcagggcATTGGGGTGGAGGTCTCCGGGGAGCGGAGCGGGCCGGGGCTCGGCGGGGAGCGGGCGGGGAGGTGGTGCCGGCCGGCGGTGCGGAGCTTGCTGCAGTGATTGGCAGCAGCTGACAGTGAGTGGCAGCCCCGCCATGGAAACCCAGGAGCCAATCTGCCGAGCCCGGCAGCAAATCAGCCGCTCCCGCAGcaaggcggcggcggcggcgagcTGTGCttgtgccttttcctttttcccttttttttttttactccttttctcttttttttttttttttttccttccttccctccccccacacccgccctccctctgctccatcctcctccGCCTCGCCCCTGCCCACCGCCCCCAGTCTCCGGAGCCGCTGAgctctccccatctcctctccgCCTTCCACTCTCCCTCCCGCGGCAGCTCCGCCGACACCGGAGGAACCAGAAGCAGAGAGCGAGGGGCGGCCGCCGGGCCCGCTGCCCGCTTCCCCGCCGCGGGGGTgtgcgcggcggcggcgggcatCGCCGGGGGGTGCGCGGAGCGCGGATCGGAGCCCGGCGCCGCCTCCATGTTCCAGCTGCCCATCCTCAATTTCAGCCCGCAGCAGGTGGCCGGGGTATGCGAGACCCTGGAGGAAAGCGGGGACATCGAGCGCCTGGGGCGCTTCCTCTGGTCCCTGCCGGTGGCTCCCGCGGCCTGCGAGGCCCTCAACAAGAACGAATCGGTGCTGAGAGCCCGGGCTATCGTGGCCTTTCACACGGGGAACTACCGGGAGCTCTACCACATCCTGGAGAACCACAAGTTCACCAAGGAGTCCCACGCCAAACTGCAAGCCCTCTGGCTGGAAGCGCATTACCAGGAGGCGGAGAAGCTGCGGGGCCGACCCCTGGGGCCGGTGGACAAGTACCGGGTGAGGAAGAAGTTCCCGCTGCCCCGCACCATCTGGGACGGCGAGCAGAAGACACATTGCTTCAAGGAGAGGACGAGGCATTTGCTGAGGGAGTGGTACCTGCAGGACCCTTACCCCAACCCCAGCAAAAAGCGGGAACTGGCTCAGGCCACGGGACTTACCCCCACGCAAGTGGGCAACTGGTTCAAAAACCGCAGGCAAAGGGACAGGGCAGCAGCCGCTAAGAACAGGTAAGGTGCTGCTCGTCCCGTCTGGGCACAGGACCCCCCACTTAGGGAGGCTTCACCCCCAGCCCACCGCTGGGGCCAGTGTCAGGCT harbors:
- the SIX6 gene encoding homeobox protein SIX6, whose amino-acid sequence is METQEPICRARQQISRSRSKAAAAASCACAFSFFPFFFLLLFSFFFFFFLPSLPPHPPSLCSILLRLAPAHRPQSPEPLSSPHLLSAFHSPSRGSSADTGGTRSRERGAAAGPAARFPAAGVCAAAAGIAGGCAERGSEPGAASMFQLPILNFSPQQVAGVCETLEESGDIERLGRFLWSLPVAPAACEALNKNESVLRARAIVAFHTGNYRELYHILENHKFTKESHAKLQALWLEAHYQEAEKLRGRPLGPVDKYRVRKKFPLPRTIWDGEQKTHCFKERTRHLLREWYLQDPYPNPSKKRELAQATGLTPTQVGNWFKNRRQRDRAAAAKNRLQQQVLTQGSVRSLQAEEESGGEAVGAASSPAASLSSKAATSAISITSSDSECDI